TCCTGCGGCATGACCGTGTCGATCTCGATCGAGGACATGCGTTCCTTGATCGCGCGCTCCATGCGCAGCAGGCCGACGCGGTACTGGTTCTCCATCAGCTCGCCGACGGAACGGACGCGGCGGTTGCCGAGATTGTCGATGTCGTCGATCTCGCCCTTGCCGTCGCGCAGTTCGACCAGCGTCTTGACCACCGCGAGGATGTCCTCCTTGCGCAGCACGCGCATGGTGTCCTCGGTCTTGAGCTCGAGGCGCATGTTCATCTTGACGCGGCCGACGGCCGACAGGTCGTAACGCTCGGCGTCGAAGAACAGCGACTTGAACATGGCTTCCGCCGTGTCGAGCGTCGGCGGCTCGCCGGGACGCATGACGCGGTAGATGTCGAACAGCGCGTCCTGGCGGCTCTCGTTCTTGTCGATCGCCAGCGTGTTGCGGATGTAGGCGCCGACATTGACGTGATCGATGTCGAGCACGTTGATCTCGCTCACGCCCGACTCGATCAGGTCGAGCAGGTTGCCCTTGCGCTGGCCCTTGGCGTCGACCGTCAGGTCGAGCTCGTCGCCGGCCTCGAGATAGATCTCGCCGGTCTCGGGGTTGACGATGTCCTCGGCGATATAGGACCCGATCAGGTCGTCGAGCGTTGCCTTGATGGCCTTCAAGCCCTTCTCGGCGAGCTGTCGCGCCTGACGGACGGTGATCTTCTTGCCGGCCTCGACCACGACCTCGCCGGTGTCGGCGTCGATCATGTCGGTGACGGCCTTGCGGCCGCGGAAGCGGTCCGGCGAGAACGGCACGCGCCAGTCGTCGCCGTCGCGCTCGTAGGTCAGCGTGTTATAGAAGGTCGACAGGATCTCCTCGCCGTCCATGCCGAGCGCCATCAGCAGGCTCGTCACAGGGATCTTGCGGCGGCGGTCGATGCGGGCATGCACGATGTCCTTGGAATCGAACTCGATGTCGAGCCAGGAGCCGCGATAGGGGATGACGCGCGCGGCAAACAACAGCTTGCCCGAGGAATGCGACTTGCCCTTGTCGTGGTCGAAGAAGACGCCCGGCGAACGGTGCATCTGCGAGACGATCACGCGCTCGGTGCCGTTGACGATGAAGGTGCCGTTCGACGTCATGAGCGGCATGTCGCCCATGTAGACGTCCTGCTCCTTGATGTCCTTGATCGACTTCGCCCCGGTGTCCTCGTCGACATCGAACACGATCAGGCGCAGCGTCACCTTCAGCGGCGCAGCGTAGGTCAGGTCGCGCTGGCGGCACTCGTCGACGTCGAACTTCGGCGCTTCGAACTCGTATTTGACGAATTCGAGCATGGACGCGCCGGAAAAGTCGGAGATCGGGAATACCGACTTGAATACCGCCTGCAATCCCTCGTCCGGACGTCCACCTTCGGGCTCGTCGACCATCAGAAACTGGTCGTAGGAAGCCTTCTGAACCTCGATCAGGTTCGGCATCTCCGCAACTTCCGGGATCTTTCCGAAAAAGCTGCGAACCCGCCTGCGACCGTTGAACGTGTGGGTCTGGGCCATCGTCGCTCCTTGCTGCCTTACTGGCTATCCTACGGCCGCGCGCGAGACGCGCTGCGGCATTTCAAAAACGGTCAAAAACCCGTTTTCGGAAGGCCGTTCCCGGCCCTCGGAAAAGGGGTTTCCGCTACTCGCCCAATACGCGGGCTCCCTCGCCAGCGAGGGACGGCGGACGGCGGCATCGCCGCCCGCCGACACGCGTGGTTACTTCAGGTCGACCTTGGCGCCGGCTGCTTCGAGCTGGGCCTTGATCTTGTCGGCATCCGCCTTGTTGACGGCTTCCTTGACGGCCTTCGGAGCGCCTTCGACCAGGTCCTTGGCTTCCTTGAGGCCGAGGCCGGTGATCGCGCGGACTTCCTTGATCACATTGATCTTCTGCGCGCCGGCATCTGTCAGGATGACGTCGAACTCGGTCTTCTCCTCGACCGGAGCAGCGGCGGCGGCGGCACCGCCGGCAGCGGCGGCGACGGCCACCGGAGCGGCAGCGGAAACGCCCCACTTCTCTTCGAGCATCTTGGACAGCTCGGCCGCCTCTAGGACGGTCAGGCTGGACAGGTCTTCAACGATCTTGGTGAGATCAGCCATTTTTCAGTTCCTTCAGTTGGTTCGTTTGCGTGTTGGTTAGGGCAGCGAGGACCAGCCTCATGCCGCCTCGTCCTTCCGGGCATAGGCGCCGAATACGCGGGCAAGCTGAGCTGCCGGCGCATTGACGACTTGGGCGATCCTGGTTGCCGGCGTCTTGATCATGCCGACGATCTTGGCGCGCAGCTCGTCCAGCGACGGCATGGTGGCCAGAGCCTTCACACCGTCGGCGTCCAGAGCAGTCGCTCCCATCGCGCCGCCGAGGATGACGAGCTTGTCATTCCCCTTGGCGAAATCGGAGGCGACCTTCGGCGCCGCAACCGGATCCTCCGCATAGGCGATGAGGGTCTGTCCCTTGAACAGGCCCTTGATGCCTTCGGAGTCCGTACCCTGAAGGGCGATGATGGCGAGACGGTTCTTCGCTACCTTGACGGTGCCGCCGGCGGCGCGCATTTTCGACCTGAGGTCGTTCATTTGCGCCACGGTCAGACCGGCATAGTGGGCCACGACGACTGAACCGGTGTTCTTGAACACCTCGTTCAGGCCCGTGACGAATTCGCGCTTTTCCGCTCTTTCCACTGCCACTCTCCAGTTGGCAGCCTCTCCCGGAGGATCGGCTGCCGGTTGCCTTCTGTCGCGCAGGACATCCATTTCCGGATCTCCCGAACGACGCTCGAGGATCCTGTCCCCTTTTCGTCGTGGCGGTCTCCCGCCACGCTGACAAAAGGCACACGCGGTTCGAACCAAACCAGACGCCCTCGGGCGTCGAAATCCGGGTCGATCCCCGTCTCATGCAGGCCCGGTCGGCTTAAGGAGAGACCCTCTCCACCTGCAATCTCGGACAGGAGACCGGAGGTTTCCCTCCGGCTTCCCGGCCCCGTTGCCGGGACCGGAATTCTTGTCGGAACAGCGCCTTATGCGCCGTTCCTCATGCCGCTCAGCTGGCGCTGAGCGTGGCCACGTCGATCTTCAGCCCGGGGCCCATCGTCGAGGTGAGCGACACCTTCTTGACGTAGTTGCCCTTGGCCCCCGTCGGCTTGGCCTTGATTACCGCGTCGGCGAAGGCGCGGATGTTCTCCTCGATCGCGTTCGCGTCGAACGAGACCTTGCCCACGCCGCCATGCACGATGCCGGCCTTCTCGACGCGGAACTCGACAGCTCCGCCCTTCGACGCCTTCACCGCGCCGGCCACGTCCGTGGTCACGGTGCCGACCTTCGGGTTCGGCATCATGCCGCGCGGGCCGAGCACCTTGCCGAGACGGCCGACCAGCGGCATCATGTCCGGCGTGGCGATGCAGCGGTCGAAATTGATCTCGCCCTTCTGGACAACCTCGACCAGGTCTTCCGCACCGACAAGATCGGCGCCGGCGGCGGTCGCCTCTTCGGCCTTGGCACCGCGGGCGAACACCGCGACGCGGACGGTGCGGCCCGTGCCGTTCGGCAGGTTCACCACGCCGCGCACCATCTGGTCCGCATGACGCGGATCGACGCCGAGGTTCATCGCCACCTCGATCGTCTCGTCGAACTTCACGCTCGCCCGCTCCTTGAGCAGCTTCACGGCGTCCGACAGGGCGTAGCTCTTGTTCGGGTCGATCCCCTCACGCGACTTCGCAACTCGCTTCGAAAGCTTTGCCATGATCTCAGCCCACCACTTCCAGGCCCATCGACCGGGCGGAACCTTCGACCATGCGCATCGCCGCCTCGACGTCGTTCGCGTTCAGATCCTTCATCTTGGCTTCGGCGATCTCACGCACCTTGGCGCGGCTCACCTGGCCGGCGACTTTCTTGCCGGGCTCCTTCGAGCCCGAGTCGAGGCCGGCCGCCTTCTTCAGGAAGTAGCTCACCGGAGCCGTCTTCATGACGAAGGTGAACGACTTGTCGGCGTAATAGGTGATGACCACCGGAACCGGCGATCCCTTTTCCATCTCCTGGGTCTGGGCGTTGAACGCCTTGCAGAACTCCATGATGTTGATGCCGCGCTGACCAAGCGCCGGGCCGATCGGCGGGGACGGCGTGGCCGATCCTGCCTTGACCTGGAGCTTGAGCTGGCCTGCAACTTTCTTAGCCATTTCTCATCTGCCCTTGTTTCATGCCGGACATCTTCGCGACGCCGGCGGTTGCAGTTCGGTGGTGCGGGACGCTCGGCCGGCAAAAGCCGCCATCCCTCCCACCAGCAAGACCGTTCGGCATAGGCCGAACGCTCTCCGGTCAGGCCTTTTCGACCTGGCCGAATTCGAGATCGACGGGCACGGCGCGCCCGAAGATCGACACTTCCACCTTGAGCCGCGCCCGCTCCTCGTCGACTTCCTGGACGAAGCCATTGAAGGAAGCGAACGGGCCATCGGAGACGCGCACCTGTTCGCCGATCTCGAAGGTGATCGACGGCTTCGGGCGCTCCACGCCCTCCTGCACCTGATGCAGGATGCGCTCGGCTTCCGCGTCCGAGATCGGCACCGGCTTCGAATCGCCGAGGAACCCGGTGACGCGCGGCGTGTTCTTGATCAGCGAGAAGACCGCGTCGGTCAGGTTCGCCCGCACCAGCACGTAGCCGGGGAAGAACTTGCGCTCGGCGTCGACCTTGCGGCCACGCCGCACCTCGACGACCTTCTCGGTCGGCACCAGGATCTTTTCGAAGGACTCCCAGAGGCCCTTCTGCTTGGCCTTCTGCTCAATGTCCTCAGCGACCTTCTTCTCGAAGTTCGAATAGGCGTGGACGATGTACCACCGCGCGGTCATGTCTTGAACTGTCTCCGTGGTCGCCGGCGTGCTTAGCGCCCGAGGCCGAGGATCAGTTCGACCCCCAGCGCCATAAGCTGATCGGCGGCGAAGAAGAAGATTGCCGCGATGAATGCGAAGACGAGCACCATGATCGTCGAGATCATGGTCTCGCGACGCGAGGGCCAGGTTACCTTCGCCGTCTCGGACCGGACCTGCTGAAGGAAAACGAATGGATTGGTGGTCTTCGAAGCCATATGCCGCTCTGTCTTTCGGGTCCGTTGACCGGACCGGCATTCTGAAGTTCCCGACGCCGGAACATGCTTCCTCCCGGAAGCCCGCGGAAGAGGCGAATCACCGCCTTGCTCCCACGCCATTAGGTGCGTAAAGCCGGCTGCCCAGCTCCACGCACCGCGTGTCTGTCCCGTCTACATAAAGAGGATTCGCCGCAAGCGCAAGGCCCGGTAACCGCTTCATGTTCTCGCGCCGTCGAGGAACCATCCAATCGTCCCAGGCCCGGCTATGGCATTCCATATACGCCCCTTGCGGGGGAAACTCGACCTCCCCTTCCGGGGAGGATGGCACGGGCAGCAGGGCTCGAACCTACGACCTACGGTTTTGGAGACCGTCGCTCTACCAACTGAGCTATGCCCGTATTCCGCCCGTTCCTAATCGCTTGACGCCGAAGCTGCAAGCGGGTCGGGAAGAAAATGGCGGCGCGGACGCCGCCATTCAGGCGCCGAGGCGCCTATTCCTTGATCGAGGCCACGACGCCGGCGCCGACGGTGCGGCCGCCTTCGCGGATGGCGAAGCGCAGCTTCTCCTCCATGGCGATCGGCACGATCAGCTCGACGTCCACCGTCACGTTGTCCCCCGGCATCACCATCTCGGTGCCCGCCGGAAGCGTCACGATCCCCGTCACGTCCGTCGTGCGGAAATAGAACTGCGGACGGTAGTTGGTGAAGAACGGCGTGTGACGGCCACCCTCCTCCTTGGTCAGGATATAGGCCTCGGCCGCGAACTTCTTGTGCGGCTTCACCGTGCCGGGCTTGGCCAGAACCTGGCCGCGCTCGACGCCGTCGCGGTCGACACCGCGCAGGAGCGCGCCGATATTGTCGCCCGCCTGACCCTGGTCGAGCAGCTTGCGGAACATCTCGACGCCCGTGCAGGTCGTCTTCGTCGTCGGACGGATGCCGACGATCTCGAGCTCCTCGCCGACCTTGACGACACCACGTTCAACACGACCGGTCACCACCGTGCCGCGGCCCGAAATCGAGAACACGTCCTCGATCGGCATCAGGAACGGCTTGTCGATCGGACGCTCAGGCGTCGGGATATAGGCATCCACCGCCGCCATCAGCTCGCGGATCGCATCCTCGCCGATCTTCTTGTCCTTGTCCTCGAGAGCGGCCACCGCCGAACCCTTGATCATCGGAATGTCGTCGCCCGGATACTCATACTTCGACAGAAGCTCGCGAACCTCGAGCTCGACCAGCTCCAGAAGCTCGGCGTCGTCGACCAGATCGACCTTGTTCAAAAACACAACCAGCGCCGGAACGCCGACCTGGCGGGCCAGAAGAATGTGCTCGCGCGTCTGCGGCATCGGGCCGTCGGCCGCGGACACAACCAGGATCGCGCCGTCCATCTGCGCAGCACCCGTGATCATGTTCTTCACATAGTCGGCGTGGCCGGGGCAGTCGACATGCGCATAGTGGCGCGACGCCGTCTCGTATTCGACATGCGCCGTCGAGATCGTGATGCCGCGCGCCTTCTCCTCAGGCGCCGCGTCGATCTGGTCATACGCCTTGAACTCACCGAAATACTTCGTGATCGCAGCCGTCAGCGACGTCTTGCCGTGGTCAACGTGACCAATCGTTCCGATGTTCACATGCGGCTTCGTCCGCTCAAACTTGCTCTTAGCCATCGTGCTCTTCCTTGGCGACTGTTTCGACGTTTCGGAGCCGGGCGATTAGCGGCAATGATGCCAAAACACAAGCCCTTTCGATGCCCCGGGGCCTGCCCGGATGGCGCAAGGCCGAGACGGACGGAAGGCAGTCCCGCAAATCGGCGCACCAGCACCGCTTCGTCGCGGCGTGAGTCGATTTCGATTCAAAAGCCGGCCGGCGCTTCAACAATCCGGTTACCATAAACGGAATGGTAACGCTGGCCCCTTAGCTTCGGTGACATGCGCGCGGTGACCTTTGCCGCGCAAGTCCCAACGAGAACACAAAGGGTGTAGCAGTGAGTTTTGCGTCCTCCGGCCTGTTCAGGGCCGCCCGCCAATCCCTCCGTCCCGTCCTTGGTCTGATCGTCGCGGCAGCGGTGGCGACGATCGCCGCGACCACCCCCTCGCTTGCGCAGTCGAAGAAGGCGGCCGTCGTCATCGACGCCAACACCGGCAAGACGCTTTACGCGTCGAGCGCCGATTCGCCGCGCTATCCGGCGTCCCTGACCAAGATGATGACGCTCTATATGACGTTCGAGGCGATGTCGGCGGGCCGCATCTCCAAGGACACCCGGGTCGTCTTCTCGAAACATGCGGCGTCGCGCCCGCCGACCAAGCTCGGCGTCAGAGCCGGCGGCTCGATCACCGTCGAGCAGGCGATCCTCGGCCTGGTGACGAAGTCGGCCAACGACGCGGCCGCGGCCCTCGGCGAACTGCTCGGCGGCTCCGAGGCGAACTTCGCCAGGATGATGACGGCAAAGGCCCACAAGCTCGGGATGAGATCCACGACCTTCCGCAACGCCTCCGGTCTGCCTGACGCTTCCCAGAAGACCACGGCGCGCGACATGGCTATCCTCGGCATGTCGCTGCGCGAGCACTATCCGAAATACTATTCCTACTTCTCGACGCGCTCCTTCGCCTTCGGCAAGTCGCGCATGGCCAACCACAACAAGCTGCTCGGGCGGGTCAAGGGCGTCGACGGCATCAAGACCGGCTACACGCGCGCCTCGGGCTTCAATCTCGTCTCGTCGGTCAAGATTGGCGACCGCAAGATCGTCGCAGTCGTCATGGGCGGCGCCAGCGGCCGCAGCCGCGACGCCGAAATGGCCCGGCTGATCGAGACCTACATGCCGAAAGCATCGAGCCGCGGCTCGAACCCGCTCGTCGCGGCGCGCACGATCGAGCCTCAGGCGCCGATCGTGGCCTCGGTCGCCGCCGAGCCCTTCAAGGCGAAGAACGTCCCCGCGCCGGAGGCGCGTCCGGAGCCGGCCGTCGAAACGGCCTACGCGCGTCCGACGGCGCGCCCCGCCGATCCGATCACCGACGCGGTCGCCAAGGCGGAGGCTGTCGAGGAAAAGGTCGATGAGATCAAGACGGCCTCGGTGACCCCGTCGGCGCCGAAATCGGGCTGGGTGATCCAGGTCGGCTCGGTCGGCTCGGAAGCGGAGGCGCGTGCACTTCTCGACAAGACGAGCGGCAAGGCCGCCCAGTTGCTGGCCTCGGCGGAGCCGTTCACGGAACGATTCGTCAAGGATGGCACGACCTATATCCGCGCCCGTTTCGGCGGCTTCTCGAACCAAGCGATGGCGACGAAGACCTGCGCCGCGCTGAAGAAGAAATCGATCGCCTGCTACGCAGTGCAGCAGTGAGACGCCAAATCCCGTCATCTCCGGTCAAGTCAGGTGTCGAAGGAGAACTAGCCGTGCAGAGAGAGCAGGAAGTCCCGGGCTTCGTCTATCCGCGCCGCAAGGAAGGACGTGCCGCCGAGGTCGGCGTCCAGTCGCTGCATAAGGCGGCGATGCGCCTGGCGGATATCGGCCGCGCTGGCTCCCGGTTCAAGACCAAGGATCTCGTAGGCTTCCTTCTCAGTCATGGCGCCCGCAGCTGGCGCGCCAGCCTGCCGCGTGCCGAGGTGCGGCTCAGCGTTTTCGCGCCAGGCGGGGAACCTGCCCTGAAGATACGCCTCAAGTAGGCGCACACTGTCCGGGTCGGACTGCAGATCCGACCGCAGCTTCATCAGCGACGGCAGGTCGAGTTCGCTCAGCACCCGCCCCTCGAAGCGTCCGGCCAAGACCAGCCCCTCGAGCGCCCCGGTGGAATGGTCGAGCTCCATCTCGAGAGCGGCCGAACGCACAGTCGAGCGCCTCGGAGTCGATCTCCGTCGGCGAGGCCATGCGAACGTCGTGAGCGCCCACGCCGTCCCGAGCCCGACCAGCGGAAATCCGAGGACGGGCCGACCCAGCGCCGTCAACACCACACCTGCCACGCCGAGCACGAGAGGTCCGGCAACCCGGATCGACGTGGCCAGCCGCCGCGGATCGGCGGTCAGCAGAATCCTGCCGCCGAGAGCGGTCAGAGCGACGAGGCCGAGGCCGTAGAGCCATATCATCGCGCCGGCGCCCGACATGCACGACCGATCCGCCCGCCGCCGTCCGCGAAAACGAATACGTTCCCGTTGTCCATTCAGACAAGATGCGGCTCGAACCTGTTCGTTTCAAGTCGGCGGAGATCAGGTTACGAATATGTCCGGCATCGATATCGGGCGTCCGAACGTCTCGGCGTAGCGTTGCCGAGCCTCGGCGCGCTTGCGCCCCATCTCGTCGGCCGGCAGGCGCAGCGCCGTGACGAGCTGGCGGATCTCCTGCCTGGCCGACAGGTGCGACAGGGTCGGGCGACCGCCGAGTAGCCGCTCGTCGAGGTCGTCGAGCGCGGTCAGCCCGACCGGGAAGAATTCGCGGAAGATGACACGTTCCGAGATCCCGTCGGCGACGCGGAAACCCAGCTTCATCGACAGGTTGCGCAGGCAGGAGGCGACGCGCTGTTCGTTGCGCGAGCTGATACTCGCCATGCGGTTGCGAACCACCACCCAGTCGAGAATTGCGTTGTCGGTCTGCCGACGCTCGCGCCGGGCATCGCGCACCGACGATGCGTATTGCGAAACGTCGAGGATCTCGTAGGTCGCCGGATCGATCCGGCCGAGTACATCGAAGTCGATGAAACTGTCGTTCATCGGCGTGATCAGCGTGTCGGCGATGCGATGCGCCAACCGGCTCAGGAACGTATCCGAGCCCGGTGTATCGATGACGACGAAATCATGCCGGCTTTCGACCTCGGCGAGGCCGTCCGTGAGTTTGCGGAACTCCTCGCCTTCCGCCTCGGTGATGCTTTCGCGCCGTGCCGGCGGCACGTGGAAATGCGCCGGAACGGCAAGCGGCACGCCCGAACTGCGGGACCAGCGCGCCCGGTTCTCGACATAGCGCGTCAGCGAAAGCTGCCGACCGTCGAGATCGACCGTTGCCACCGAACAACCCAGCTTGAGCAGGGCCACCGCCACATGCATCGCCGTCGTCGACTTGCCGGAACCGCCCTTTTCATTGCCGACGACGATCACATGCGCGGGCCGCCGGGCGCCAACTGGCGAACCCTTGTAACTCGACAACAACATGACAGTACTCCACGCCCGGATTCACCATGCGTCCAGTCGCATATGGTTTCAATCCGGTAAATTGCGCGGCTGCGGTCTTTTGCGGCTTAAGGTTAAGTGGAAACGATAAAGCTTAGAGAAGTCCCAGGGTGGCCAGCTCCGCGCGCAGATCGGGCGGGAGAACCTGCCACCCGGCGGAATCGCCGGAAAGATCTCCCGGCGCGTCGGCCGCGGCCAGGTAGCGCCAGCCCTGAAACGCGCGGCGCGGCTGCCAGTGCGTGCGCACGACGGTCGAATCGAGGACCAGGTGGCAGCGGGAAATACCGTCCACGTCGGTGAAGGGCCGGATCCCGGTGAGCCGCTGCCGGCACTGCACATTGCCCTTGATGACCCAGTAGAGCGAGCCGCCGTCGAGGAGCTCCGCGCCTCTCGTCGGCATCATGCGGGTGGTGTGGAACTGCTCGGCCGGCAGGCCGCGCGCGCGCGCCTCGGCCAGCCGCTCCCCGATCCATTCCTCGAGGTCCTCGACACTTTCTGCGCCGACGCAGAGCTTGATCAGGTTGAGCGACATGATGCTGAGGTAGGCGCTTGCTCCGGGGCGGTCAACGGAAAGAAGGCCTGTCCACAGCCCGTAGGCTCAGCACTCCACCACATTCACCGCCAGTCCGCCGAGGCTGGTTTCCTTGTATTTCTCGTTCATGTCGAGACCGGTCTGGCGCATCGTCTCGATGGCGGCGTCGAGCGGCACGAAATGCGTGCCGTCGCCCTTGAGCGCCAGCGAGGCGGCGGTGACGGCCTTCACCGCGCCCAGCGCGTTGCGCTCGATGCAGGGGACCTGCACAAGTCCCCCGACCGGGTCGCAGGTCATGCCGAGATGGTGTTCGAGCGCGATCTCCGCCGCGTTCTCGACCTGCATGGCCGTGCCGCCCATGACGGCGGCAAGCCCTGCCGCGGCCATGGCCGAGGCCGAGCCAACCTCGCCCTGGCAGCCGACCTCGGCGCCTGAAATCGATGCGTTGTGCTTGATGATGCCGCCGACCGCCGCCGAGGTGAGCAGGAAGTCGCGGATGCTGTTCTGATCCGATTCCGGATGGAAGTGCAGCCAGTAGCGCAGCACGGCGGGGATGACGCCGGCCGCTCCATTGGTCGGCGCCGTGACGATGCGGCCGCCCGCCGCGTTCTCCTCGTTGACGGCCATGGCGTAGACCGAGAGCCAGTCGTTGGCGAGGAGAGGGTTTGGGCGGTTCTGGCGCCATTCCTCCTGCAGCTTGTCGTGCAGCATGCGGGCGCGGCGCTTCACCTTCAGCCCGCCGGGCATGATGCCCTCCTTGGTCAGGCCGCGCTCGATCGCGCCGCGCATCGCCTCCCAGACCCGGTCGAGGCCGGCATCCAGCTCTTCGCGCGACAGGCGGGTCTCCTCGTTCGCGCGCTTCATCTCGGCGATCGAACGCCCGCTCCTCGCCGCCATGTCGAGCATCTCGGCCGCGTGCGAGAAGGGATAGGGCACGTCGTTGGCGACCGCTTCCGGCCCCCTCGCCTTCAGACGCTGCAATTCCTCGTCGGACACGACGAAGCCGCCGCCGATCGAATAATAGATCCGCTTGAGGAGAACGCGCCCGTCGGCGTCAAGAGCGCAAAAGGTCATGCCGTTGGCATGGCCCGCCAGCGGCGTTTTCCGGTCCATCACCAGGTCGGCCGCGGGGTCGAAGCGGTAGAGGGGGTGGCCGGGCGGGCTGATGGTCTTCGACGCCTCGACGCGGGCGATCGACTCGTCGACCTTGTCGGGGTCGACACTCATCGGCGTCAGGCCGGTCAGGCCGAGGATTACGGCCCGGTCGGTGCCATGCCCGATCCCCGTATAAGCGAGGGACCCGTGCAGGCTGGCCGAGAGCCGTGCCACTTCGACGCCATGCGGTTTCGGCCAGTCGCCGGTGAGGATTTCATCGAGAAAGCGCGCCGCCGCCGTCATCGGCCCCATCGTGTGGGAACTCGACGGCCCAATGCCGATCTTGAAGAGGTCGAAAACGGAAAGAAACATCAGCGCATTCCCGGTGCACGAGATAGCACTTCTGCGACCTTCACGTTGCGATTTCTAACCGGTGGCCGACCTCGGGAGGTCCGGCTACGACATCGGGCACGGCTGGCCCTGCTGACGGCTCAGCCGGCGGCGACCACAGCGGCGGTTTCGGCGCCGCCGACCAGCCAAGCCAGAAGAATGATGAATGCAAAACCGGCGACTGCTTTGGCGGCTACGCCCCAGCAGGATTTTTGAACGATTTCGTCCATGATGTCCTGT
This DNA window, taken from Mesorhizobium sp., encodes the following:
- the rplL gene encoding 50S ribosomal protein L7/L12, translated to MADLTKIVEDLSSLTVLEAAELSKMLEEKWGVSAAAPVAVAAAAGGAAAAAAPVEEKTEFDVILTDAGAQKINVIKEVRAITGLGLKEAKDLVEGAPKAVKEAVNKADADKIKAQLEAAGAKVDLK
- the rplJ gene encoding 50S ribosomal protein L10, giving the protein MERAEKREFVTGLNEVFKNTGSVVVAHYAGLTVAQMNDLRSKMRAAGGTVKVAKNRLAIIALQGTDSEGIKGLFKGQTLIAYAEDPVAAPKVASDFAKGNDKLVILGGAMGATALDADGVKALATMPSLDELRAKIVGMIKTPATRIAQVVNAPAAQLARVFGAYARKDEAA
- the rplA gene encoding 50S ribosomal protein L1 codes for the protein MAKLSKRVAKSREGIDPNKSYALSDAVKLLKERASVKFDETIEVAMNLGVDPRHADQMVRGVVNLPNGTGRTVRVAVFARGAKAEEATAAGADLVGAEDLVEVVQKGEINFDRCIATPDMMPLVGRLGKVLGPRGMMPNPKVGTVTTDVAGAVKASKGGAVEFRVEKAGIVHGGVGKVSFDANAIEENIRAFADAVIKAKPTGAKGNYVKKVSLTSTMGPGLKIDVATLSAS
- the rplK gene encoding 50S ribosomal protein L11, with the translated sequence MAKKVAGQLKLQVKAGSATPSPPIGPALGQRGINIMEFCKAFNAQTQEMEKGSPVPVVITYYADKSFTFVMKTAPVSYFLKKAAGLDSGSKEPGKKVAGQVSRAKVREIAEAKMKDLNANDVEAAMRMVEGSARSMGLEVVG
- the nusG gene encoding transcription termination/antitermination protein NusG encodes the protein MTARWYIVHAYSNFEKKVAEDIEQKAKQKGLWESFEKILVPTEKVVEVRRGRKVDAERKFFPGYVLVRANLTDAVFSLIKNTPRVTGFLGDSKPVPISDAEAERILHQVQEGVERPKPSITFEIGEQVRVSDGPFASFNGFVQEVDEERARLKVEVSIFGRAVPVDLEFGQVEKA
- the secE gene encoding preprotein translocase subunit SecE, whose translation is MASKTTNPFVFLQQVRSETAKVTWPSRRETMISTIMVLVFAFIAAIFFFAADQLMALGVELILGLGR
- the tuf gene encoding elongation factor Tu, with the protein product MAKSKFERTKPHVNIGTIGHVDHGKTSLTAAITKYFGEFKAYDQIDAAPEEKARGITISTAHVEYETASRHYAHVDCPGHADYVKNMITGAAQMDGAILVVSAADGPMPQTREHILLARQVGVPALVVFLNKVDLVDDAELLELVELEVRELLSKYEYPGDDIPMIKGSAVAALEDKDKKIGEDAIRELMAAVDAYIPTPERPIDKPFLMPIEDVFSISGRGTVVTGRVERGVVKVGEELEIVGIRPTTKTTCTGVEMFRKLLDQGQAGDNIGALLRGVDRDGVERGQVLAKPGTVKPHKKFAAEAYILTKEEGGRHTPFFTNYRPQFYFRTTDVTGIVTLPAGTEMVMPGDNVTVDVELIVPIAMEEKLRFAIREGGRTVGAGVVASIKE
- a CDS encoding D-alanyl-D-alanine carboxypeptidase family protein, with the translated sequence MSFASSGLFRAARQSLRPVLGLIVAAAVATIAATTPSLAQSKKAAVVIDANTGKTLYASSADSPRYPASLTKMMTLYMTFEAMSAGRISKDTRVVFSKHAASRPPTKLGVRAGGSITVEQAILGLVTKSANDAAAALGELLGGSEANFARMMTAKAHKLGMRSTTFRNASGLPDASQKTTARDMAILGMSLREHYPKYYSYFSTRSFAFGKSRMANHNKLLGRVKGVDGIKTGYTRASGFNLVSSVKIGDRKIVAVVMGGASGRSRDAEMARLIETYMPKASSRGSNPLVAARTIEPQAPIVASVAAEPFKAKNVPAPEARPEPAVETAYARPTARPADPITDAVAKAEAVEEKVDEIKTASVTPSAPKSGWVIQVGSVGSEAEARALLDKTSGKAAQLLASAEPFTERFVKDGTTYIRARFGGFSNQAMATKTCAALKKKSIACYAVQQ
- a CDS encoding molecular chaperone DnaJ, with the protein product MSGAGAMIWLYGLGLVALTALGGRILLTADPRRLATSIRVAGPLVLGVAGVVLTALGRPVLGFPLVGLGTAWALTTFAWPRRRRSTPRRSTVRSAALEMELDHSTGALEGLVLAGRFEGRVLSELDLPSLMKLRSDLQSDPDSVRLLEAYLQGRFPAWRENAEPHLGTRQAGAPAAGAMTEKEAYEILGLEPGASAADIRQAHRRLMQRLDADLGGTSFLAARIDEARDFLLSLHG
- a CDS encoding division plane positioning ATPase MipZ, with translation MLLSSYKGSPVGARRPAHVIVVGNEKGGSGKSTTAMHVAVALLKLGCSVATVDLDGRQLSLTRYVENRARWSRSSGVPLAVPAHFHVPPARRESITEAEGEEFRKLTDGLAEVESRHDFVVIDTPGSDTFLSRLAHRIADTLITPMNDSFIDFDVLGRIDPATYEILDVSQYASSVRDARRERRQTDNAILDWVVVRNRMASISSRNEQRVASCLRNLSMKLGFRVADGISERVIFREFFPVGLTALDDLDERLLGGRPTLSHLSARQEIRQLVTALRLPADEMGRKRAEARQRYAETFGRPISMPDIFVT
- a CDS encoding DUF1489 family protein; this translates as MSLNLIKLCVGAESVEDLEEWIGERLAEARARGLPAEQFHTTRMMPTRGAELLDGGSLYWVIKGNVQCRQRLTGIRPFTDVDGISRCHLVLDSTVVRTHWQPRRAFQGWRYLAAADAPGDLSGDSAGWQVLPPDLRAELATLGLL